From the Heptranchias perlo isolate sHepPer1 unplaced genomic scaffold, sHepPer1.hap1 HAP1_SCAFFOLD_60, whole genome shotgun sequence genome, the window gacatgctgacgggtcagggagagtttgcaaatgaaggagaaatgctgaagggtcagggagcgtctataaatgtaggagaaattgtgtttgatcagggagcgtctgaaaatgaaggagaaattgtgataggTCAAGGAAAATCTTTaagtgaaggagaaatggtgactggtcagggagagtcttttgccaaaattgggagatatcacagatggacggcatacaggcagctatagggagggacattgtgtggaaatgaggggcagagcatatacacacagccagagtcaacatattcaggagaggagaggggaatcagtgagtgtggaactgaatccaaccagagtcagcaacttcaggggaggagagggaggggaaccagtgagtgtagaactgaacccagtcagagtcagcaccttcaggggaggagagggaggggaaccactgagtgcagaactgaacccagtcacagtcgggatcttcaggagagagagaaaacttaaatagaaggaaaaatgttggaggtggtgcgatgggtttgggttccagcagagggaggagggtgagtgtgtgggacggggatttacagtctgggggaatgagcgggaagaatgttccacaggaactggaattgcctgttctgaatttctatcctgtattcacagtgaggacttttgttatctccttttacagggtattacaaggggcggatttgcagacgagaaactcaaaccaaacatcacgtcaagatctgactccattcaccagcacctgaagattatcggccttaaaatataggagaaatgttgatctgttctatctgtggaaaagatttcaaacatcactgtgactgcaatagcagcgagacacacacacccgattgagagtgttccagtgcactgactgtgggaagagctttcaccagttacacagcctgaagaaggacacccgcaccatggagaaaccgtcgaaatgtggggactgtgggaggggattcagttactcatcccggctggaaacacatcgacgcagacacactggagagaggccgttcacctgctccgtgtgtgggagcggattcactcagtcatcccacctcactgaacatcaacttgttcacactgataagagactttttaaatgttctgtctgtgagaagagctttaaaagaaaaagtgatctgctgacacaccaacgcactcacactggggagacgccgttcacctgcactaagtgcgggaagggattcactcagtcatccaacctgctgacacaccagcgaattcacactggggagaggccgttcacctgctccgtgtgtgggagcggattcactcaatcttcccacctcattgaacatcagcttgttcacactgataagagactttttaaatgctctgtctgtgagaaaagctttaaaagaaaaagtgatctgctgacacaccaacgcactcacactggggagaggccgttcacctgctccgtgtgtgggaagggattcactcggtcatccagcctactgacacaccagcgagtccacactggggagaggctgttcacctgctccgtgtgtgggaagagtttcactcgatcatcccacctgctgagac encodes:
- the LOC137316711 gene encoding zinc finger protein 229-like — its product is MEKPSKCGDCGRGFSYSSRLETHRRRHTGERPFTCSVCGSGFTQSSHLTEHQLVHTDKRLFKCSVCEKSFKRKSDLLTHQRTHTGETPFTCTKCGKGFTQSSNLLTHQRIHTGERPFTCSVCGSGFTQSSHLIEHQLVHTDKRLFKCSVCEKSFKRKSDLLTHQRTHTGERPFTCSVCGKGFTRSSSLLTHQRVHTGERLFTCSVCGKSFTRSSHLLRHQQVHTGERPFTCFICGKGFAQSSTLLTHQRVHTGQRPFTCFICGKRFTQSSTLLTHQRVHTGERPFTCSVCGKEFTCSSGLIEHQLVHTDKRPFKCSNCEKSFKRTWDLLRHERIHTGERPITCSVCGMGFTQSSHLLSHQRVHM